CGAAGAATCCATTTAGGGAACTATCGGCCCTTTCTAAGCTGTCGTCTATTATTgttcatatttattatattaattttttttctttaattattctccattttataatttttatttattttattttttatatttatttaaaaaatatatttttatcaattctaaattatgtttatattaaaaaaataaattttattcgatattaaaaatattttaaaaaatttcttaaaaataaaataaaataaaattatagtaattaaattatatattactataatgTATAAAAGATAagctaataataattttaaaataattataaaaaataaataaaatttataaaacaaaaaagtaatatatttttcagttaataaaataaaaaatattaaataattatttagtaaGGTAGCTGTTGTTagtattttttcatttatttaatttgaaaataaaaaaattgtcttCTGCACACAAATTGAAtaactttcaaaaaaaaaaaaaacttttcctatccaataattttattaatttttcttttttaaaaaaaattattgttaaactttcaactctattttattttactctttcaaaatattttttaatatttaataaaatttaatatttttaatataaatatcattaaaaaataaataattattattaaaaaattaataaaaatatatattttcaatatatataaaaagttaaaatgaaCCAAATTATATATAGAACGAATAGAGTATATATTCGATAGAGCTATAATTTCaagtgaatattttattattttgttttgcaattaaaaaaatttcataattaataattttataaaaaattaatttaaataatttttattttaagtgaattaatttaactttttgaattaaaaaatttttatttattttttttatataacgaAATCGTTGTAAATGAAGTTATATTGACAAATCAACTAGAAAATGTGAATAGATTTAATAATCTCTCCTTCATTCTATTTCAACtattattctaatttttttttttcactttatttgttatttctaaaattaaggAAGCATTATCATAAATCTGTTTGGTTGGGagtcatttaattaaaaaattttaaattttcataaaatactaaaattctgCTTTTTTAATTggtaaatcaatttaaattcaataaaattttaatatttatatttattttgtttatttttaatatttaatttataaaaaggaaaagaaaagtaaaagtaaaagattaataaattaattttatgtatttttatcattcttaataattaattagaaataataaaaagattcaGTGTTCGGTGAGGAGATGGAAGAGATTCAATTTGTGGCAGAGAATCACTCCTGCTGAGATTCAACGTTTGGTGATGGAATATCGAGAAAACACAGAAAGGGAAAAAGGGTTCTCTTTCCTTTAATGCAGTTTTCTCAGCAGACAAACAGAAGGTATACAGATATTCATCTTTAAAATACATTTTCTCAGATAATAAAAGGACAATaagagataaaataattttatttccgCATATTTTCTCAATAACCAAACAGAGAGTAAAGAACAGATCGACACAAGCACGATTGTAAGCACATTATATAATTCCCAGACGAAGAAAGCTACACTTCTTTCACGACCAATATTTCCTCAGAGACCAAACAAAATCTACAAAAAATTTCTTCTGAACAGACTAATATTAATAAACTACATATTCTCTACGCAAATCTCAGAGAATACAGGCAGCCTGCTCTTTCTTGGAGTTGAGTCATGAAGGATCTTGTGAATGAAGGCATCAACTTCTTTTCTGGGTGTTGGGTATTTGTCTAGAAACTCACTAAGATAAATCTCAATATCATCATCCATGGGCGTCCAATCTCGAGCTTTCGTGTTGATGGTGGTGGTATTCTTGCTGCAGGAGTATTCCAGCTTCACAGAGACGATGGAAGTGGTGGAGGTACATGACATTTCTGTAGTTACCACTGTTGCTTCTGCCATGGTTGATCAATTTAAGAGAAAGGAAACAAGTAGCTATATATTACTTTCGGATTGAGTTCTTACCACTACAACAAACTTCATGTATACATAGAGGTTGCCACCCTAAAATAAATCCAAACCAGATAAGGAGAGGATTCCTAATCTGCATGGAATTCATACGTTAGTAGGTTTAATCAGTAGTTGGGTAATTATACGATACATCTCAGTGCACTACGGAATGTGCACCCATAAGCTAAACAAAAAATATACTGACCGGATATATACTGACCATTGACTTAGATCCTGATTATTAAAACGTCCTGTTTTAGAGGAAATAAAACAAAAGGAAGtcatattgaataacaaaaacatttacataagagaattttatacaaaatttaGTTTCTTGTAATGCTGAAATCTTCAATCCAATTTGCCAAAAGAATTTGAAatggtgaagaagaagagacTGGCATTCGGTCCATTTGCTCTGCCTCATTCCTCATCATCACTAAGCCAGCCGTAGCAAGGTTTACTCCTTTGGGCAGGAAGAGATTCAACTTGTGGCAGAGATAACAACTGTGAGGGGCACATTCCTGCTGAGATCTGAGAAGTAGGTGACGCTCTTCCAAGCTTGGCATCGCAGGTTTCGCCATTAGTGCATGAAACAGCTTCCACTGGTTCTGAAACTTGCACAGCAACTGTTTTTGGTGCTGAGGATTCAATGTTTGGTGACAGAACTCGCTTGGACTGACCATGAAAGGAGTTCACTTGTTCTTCAGCATTGTCCTGAACAATGTCATCCTTCAAGAAGCATCGAACAATAATGCAATTTGCATCACCACAATATTTTAttgggagatttataatttaatttctagatAATGCTATTATtcattcttatattttaaaaaattccaaAACTAACCCCATGAGGAGTAAAAGAAGCAACTTTTCCATATTTTCTTTCTAACCAAACATATCTTTTGATATTTTCTCTTTAACAACCTTCATGTTTATCTCTTTGTCTTTCCTCGAGAGCATCAATTTCCTCTAAATTCAGCAACAATTTCTCTAATAAGTTTAATCAATATGCTTCAAAAGCTCTATCTTTTTAGTTTGGAACTCCATCATTCTCTCCAATAAGCAAAATCAAAAGGTATATTTCAATTCTTCATACCTCACCATCCCTTGTTCTAAAACAAAAAGGTTAAAAATTTCTTCATCATTTGTCCAATGAGAATTCATAATAATACTCAAAATCGCAGCTCAAATGAATTATTTTCCATTTTAGATGATAAGTCAAAGGATGAAAAGGAACTACTGAATTTTGGCAATCCATGACCTCAACTCtgttttttttgcttttttgttTCTTGGATTCTTGCTGATAAACccatttagatatttttttgtTCAAAACTTCAATTGGTGTGCTCATGATAAAAGCGCACAGTAAGTGTTCGATGAAATGCCTAATAGAGCTGCTGCATTTTtcatttacctttttttttggCCTTTTTGGTAGAGAAAGAGAGGAAATGTTGCGGATGAAACATCATTAATGATCTAAAATATGATAGAAGGGTTATTTAGAATTTTGTGGTTTAAttaggtttttattttttaagtttcatAACACTTGTATTAACAATGTGATGAGCTACTTGCTGAATATGTTGTAAATTTTCACTTTGGATGATTTTAGTTTGTTTGATACTTCAGAAACTAGGAAATCTTAGTTTTATGATTTTGTCAAATAGTGTTCATGATGATATAGCAATACAATTTGGAGAGAGCCAGGAGAAGAAAGGTTCAAATGggcattttaaaatattaaaggcaGATCTATTGGAAAATGGAATGGACGGAAGGAATACATTATAATcggtgaaaaaaaaaagaccttttaatgaatttattaataatggcaataatagagactaaataataaatctttcTATTTTATAATCAGCTAGTTCAAACACAAATAGGTGTAGATATTGAGAAAACACAGAAAGGGGTAAAACATTTACCTTTGATACTCCATTCTCAATCAACAATGGAGGATCACTGTTTTCCAATAGCTTCGGTTCATAATTTTCCCTCTCAGATTTCTCTTGCTCCTCAAGGATGGAATCAATGAGAAGCCCGTAAGAATTCTCTTCAATAAAACTCCAACCTTCATCACCACCATAAACCTGAAACAAACACAAGATGTCCTCAAAAATGCCCTCTTCACTTCTCTGCCTGATTGCAGAGAAGGTCAGTAAAAACGTAAATTAAACATACCCTTCAGCTTAAGCAACGATAAATTCACCATTATTATGGGAAAATTGTTGGTGCGTGTGTGGGGtggggaggggggggggggggagaagCGGCAGAAGGAAAGTAACCAAACAGATATAatgagataaaataattttatttcccTTATTTTCTCAGTAACCAAACAGAGAGTAAAGAACAGATCTACACAAGCACATTAAATAATTCCCAGACGAAGAAAACTGCACTTCTTTTTCCTTGTTGGGAAAGTCACATTTGCATAACCAATATTTCCTCAGCAACCAAACAAAATCTATAAAAATTTTCTCGTAAATGCATCTCTATATAAAGGGATGACCTTCAGGAGATTTCTGACGGTTCTGCGAACCAAAGCTTCAAGGAAGCCCATTGAGCGAAGGGCGTCAAGTGCAGCATCAATACGCTTCAGACCCAcctgtaaaatttaaaaaattttccaaGAATCGAACGAGAACATAGTGAAAAACGAGGAAAATGCACGAAAAGGGCAACCATTTCTCAAAAGAAAAACGCTGGAGAGACCTTTTGAGCTCGTCTTCTGAGCGGAGGCATGTCTATTCGTTTGAACTTAGTCGTTTGTCAGCATATTGGgaatctcagtgggttttgctTTGGGAACTTACGCGGGCTAACGTCTGCTAGCATTGGACCCAGTTGTACACAGCGACCAATAAGTCCATCTCCAACGACTgcgctaaattttattttggccCTCAAATACTGCATTAAATTTCTACAGAATTTTAGCCTTTGCTATAGTGTCATGCCATATTTCACGGCGTGACATGTAGCAACgctaatttttttgtttttaatttataatataatttaaaatttatatatatttttaattaagtttaatttttttacttataatttattatatttttaatttattttatatttttataattattaaaatttaatttcaattaatatatttacaattataaataatatttataataaattaatttatttataatatattatatagaataatataaataaattaatttattgataatatattatatagaatatttctattttttttattgataatttaataggtatgaatttattttatttttaatttactaattaatatttaattaatgtatgtttataattaatgtttaagtaatgtttttttataattattatttaattaatatatttttataattaatatatttttatttatttatttataaaataattaaatatttaaatattgaatgaaaatataaaatatataaatatttagagtgaatatataaaattatataaattttttaagtaaaatatataaataaaattaaaataaaataaataatataatattaaaaaaataatagaaataaaatatttttttaatgttaaaaataatacagaatgttgaaaataatattacacTAGTTAGTGCAAAGCACTAAAATGCTGCAAAATATAGTGTATAGGATGGAGATGGCCGAACATAACATGACTTGGAAGTAGGGCTGAGCactattcggtttaaaccgaaataaccgaccgaatcgaaccgaattaaaaatttagttcggttttatttttaattcggttcgggtttaattttttgaaaaatcggtgattttggttcggttcggttttagattcaaaaattttgatcagaccgaaccgaaccgaaatcactaaACTACGTCGGTTTTAGTTCTTCCCCGCTCTTCCCGCTCCCCGCTCCCCGCCCCCgcccccgtccccgtccccttccccgtccccgtcccccgTCCCCAGTCCCCGTCCCCAGTCCCCGTCCCCAGTCCCCGCTCCCCGCTCCCCGCCCCCGTTCCCCgcccccgtccccgtccccatcCCCGTCCCCAGTCCCAGGTCCCCAGCCCGTCCCCAGTCCCAGGTCCCCAGTCCCCATTCCCCGTTCCCGtcccccgtccccgtccccgtccccgtccccgtccccgtccccagtcccagtattgattttttatttataaaaattaaaattaaaatattttaattggattttagaatgattgtgaaaaaaaaaattttaaaaatcgaatcgaaccgatcgaaccgaccgaatcgaaccgaaccaaatcggttcggttcgattcggttatttctcttattcgattcggttcggtttgtgtAAAATTCTGCAATTCaattttcggttatttcggttcggttcggttttgaaccgaaccgaccgaatgctcacccctacttggAAGAATGTGAAGGCCTCTTCAAATCCCAAGTCCTTTATGGGTAAGGAAGCCTGGAGTATCCATGATTGCACCCTTTTTACTGACGCTGTACAAGTCCCATCACCATTTTCACTTGGTAGTCTTCGCCCTGTAACTCCTTCATTTCGAAGTAATAGAAGAATATcactttggaaaaaaaaaatataagaagatCACTGGGTACAAACAGCCGTGTGTATTCTCCCATCTTTGGCAGCCATGACTGACTCAGGAGTGCCTCTCTTTAGTTTCACGCCATCATCATCTGGTAGGTACccatctccctctctctctctctctctctctctctctctctctctctcacacgcACACGCACACACAAACATTGTGCTTCTTTGCATATTTACAAGCTTTAGCTGACACGGAATGATTTGATGAACAGCGCAGACTGACTCTGGGATCTCTCTCTTTGGTTCAATACCATCATTTTTCGGTGAGTACCCATCTCCCTCGCTCTCTCTTACACTCGCACACACGAAACAAAACCATTGGCAGGTTTTGGCTAACGAGGAATAATTTGATGAACAGCGCAGAGCGACTCTGGATTCACTTTCGGTGGTTCAAAACCATCATTATC
This region of Manihot esculenta cultivar AM560-2 chromosome 10, M.esculenta_v8, whole genome shotgun sequence genomic DNA includes:
- the LOC122724868 gene encoding uncharacterized protein LOC122724868; amino-acid sequence: MVSIYPIRNPLLIWFGFILGWQPLCIHEVCCSEATVVTTEMSCTSTTSIVSVKLEYSCSKNTTTINTKARDWTPMDDDIEIYLSEFLDKYPTPRKEVDAFIHKILHDSTPRKSRLPVFSEICVENM
- the LOC110624570 gene encoding uncharacterized protein LOC110624570 isoform X2, which codes for MPPLRRRAQKVGLKRIDAALDALRSMGFLEALVRRTVRNLLKVYGGDEGWSFIEENSYGLLIDSILEEQEKSERENYEPKLLENSDPPLLIENGVSKDNAEEQVNSFHGQSKRVLSPNIESSAPKTVAVQVSEPVEAVSCTNGETCDAKLGRASPTSQISAGMCPSQLLSLPQVESLPAQRSKPCYGWLSDDEE
- the LOC110624570 gene encoding uncharacterized protein LOC110624570 isoform X1; protein product: MPPLRRRAQKVGLKRIDAALDALRSMGFLEALVRRTVRNLLKVYGGDEGWSFIEENSYGLLIDSILEEQEKSERENYEPKLLENSDPPLLIENGVSKDDIVQDNAEEQVNSFHGQSKRVLSPNIESSAPKTVAVQVSEPVEAVSCTNGETCDAKLGRASPTSQISAGMCPSQLLSLPQVESLPAQRSKPCYGWLSDDEE